A window of the Citrus sinensis cultivar Valencia sweet orange chromosome 9, DVS_A1.0, whole genome shotgun sequence genome harbors these coding sequences:
- the LOC102629629 gene encoding uncharacterized protein LOC102629629 isoform X2 has product MLPRWCRAVRSLNSITQRNDFHAISRQSYAMATAAAASVEPAPRPTKQPVSLDKMFWSKPASLALALDSPLRVDEPKYEGIKRFILKLMLFYSKQSKSIRGANVIYKRVVSQVDKPAIYDVFNLEKTFRMTFSLLVLHMWFCLRRLKEEGKEGVELGQYLYEIYNHDVEMRVSKAGVNLLLSKWMKELEKIFYGNIVAFDAALLPEAKQDELQNVIWRNIFSDDGSSKPDDAALRAVQAMTRYVRREVSCLSLTDKEAMFSGNFMFTPLENTSFGPVRR; this is encoded by the exons ATGTTGCCAAGATGGTGCAGAGCAGTCAGGTCACTAAATTCCATAACACAGAGAAATGATTTCCACGCCATTTCGCGCCAAAGCTACGCTATGGccactgctgctgctgcttctgTGGAACCTGCTCCTCGTCCTACGAAACAACCG gtgagtttgGATAAAATGTTTTGGTCTAAACCTGCGTCGTTGGCTTTGGCGCTGGACTCTCCTCTCAGAGTGGATGAGCCAAAGTACGAGGGCATAAAACGTTTTATCCTGAAGCTCATGTTATTTTATAGTAAACAAAGCAAGTCTATTCGCGGCGCAAATGTGATTTACAAACGAGTCGTTTCTCAAGTTGATAAACCCGCCATTTATGATG TGTTTAACTTGGAGAAGACCTTTAGAATGACATTCTCGCTGCTTGTTCTTCATATGTGGTTTTGTTTACGTCGCTTGAAAGAAGAGGGAAAGGAAGGTGTTGAGCTTGGTCAATATCTGTATGAGATTTACAATCATGACGTGGAGATGAGAGTATCTAAAGCTGGG GTAAACTTACTGTTGTCAAAATGGATGAAGGAACTGGAAAAGATATTCTATGGAAATATCGTTGCCTTTGATGCTGCCTTGCTACCAGAGGCTAAACAGGATGAACTACAAAATGTGATTTGGAG GAATATCTTCTCTGACGATGGCTCATCAAAGCCAGACGATGCTGCATTACGGGCAGTCCAG GCAATGACGAGGTATGTCCGTCGAGAAGTGAGTTGCCTGTCCTTAACTG ACAAAGAAGCTATGTTTTCTGGGAATTTCATGTTCACTCCATTGGAGAATACATCATTTGGTCCGGTTAGAAGGTGA
- the LOC102629629 gene encoding uncharacterized protein LOC102629629 isoform X1, translated as MLPRWCRAVRSLNSITQRNDFHAISRQSYAMATAAAASVEPAPRPTKQPVVSLDKMFWSKPASLALALDSPLRVDEPKYEGIKRFILKLMLFYSKQSKSIRGANVIYKRVVSQVDKPAIYDVFNLEKTFRMTFSLLVLHMWFCLRRLKEEGKEGVELGQYLYEIYNHDVEMRVSKAGVNLLLSKWMKELEKIFYGNIVAFDAALLPEAKQDELQNVIWRNIFSDDGSSKPDDAALRAVQAMTRYVRREVSCLSLTDKEAMFSGNFMFTPLENTSFGPVRR; from the exons ATGTTGCCAAGATGGTGCAGAGCAGTCAGGTCACTAAATTCCATAACACAGAGAAATGATTTCCACGCCATTTCGCGCCAAAGCTACGCTATGGccactgctgctgctgcttctgTGGAACCTGCTCCTCGTCCTACGAAACAACCGGTG gtgagtttgGATAAAATGTTTTGGTCTAAACCTGCGTCGTTGGCTTTGGCGCTGGACTCTCCTCTCAGAGTGGATGAGCCAAAGTACGAGGGCATAAAACGTTTTATCCTGAAGCTCATGTTATTTTATAGTAAACAAAGCAAGTCTATTCGCGGCGCAAATGTGATTTACAAACGAGTCGTTTCTCAAGTTGATAAACCCGCCATTTATGATG TGTTTAACTTGGAGAAGACCTTTAGAATGACATTCTCGCTGCTTGTTCTTCATATGTGGTTTTGTTTACGTCGCTTGAAAGAAGAGGGAAAGGAAGGTGTTGAGCTTGGTCAATATCTGTATGAGATTTACAATCATGACGTGGAGATGAGAGTATCTAAAGCTGGG GTAAACTTACTGTTGTCAAAATGGATGAAGGAACTGGAAAAGATATTCTATGGAAATATCGTTGCCTTTGATGCTGCCTTGCTACCAGAGGCTAAACAGGATGAACTACAAAATGTGATTTGGAG GAATATCTTCTCTGACGATGGCTCATCAAAGCCAGACGATGCTGCATTACGGGCAGTCCAG GCAATGACGAGGTATGTCCGTCGAGAAGTGAGTTGCCTGTCCTTAACTG ACAAAGAAGCTATGTTTTCTGGGAATTTCATGTTCACTCCATTGGAGAATACATCATTTGGTCCGGTTAGAAGGTGA
- the LOC102630603 gene encoding putative pentatricopeptide repeat-containing protein At1g56570 → MILSFNLQFSNLSEFSTPNPISNFKSRSSTAVAFHSQTTQKLNVAIKTKFPILTEANEPQRKSQIQPLIDLLRDSTNKGSLELAKSLHGFVLKSDFSDKDLLILLNHIAHAYSKCSDFDAAFRVFDKMSQRNIFSWTVMIVGSTENGSFIDGYKFFCQMLNSGVLPDNFAYSAILQTCIGLNCVELGKMVHAQIIIKGFASHTVVTTSLLNMYAKLGRVEDSYKMFNTMTEHNEVSWNAMISGFTSNGLHSEAFDHFLLMKSEGVTPNMLTIIGVSKAIGQLRDVDKGKELQSFASKLGMDSNVEVETAFIDMYSKCGSLCDARAVFDSILINSGENVLWNAMISGYSQNGYGQEVLELYVRMCQKNIKADVYTYCSLFNAIAALKYLQLGKAVHGIVLKSGSDVLVVSVYNAIADAYAKCGALEDVRKVFDRMGERDMVSWTTLVTAHSQCSEWEEALAIFSQMREEEFSPNQFTISSVLVSCAGLCFLDFGRQVHSLCFKTGLDTDKRIESALLDMYAKCGNISEAVMIFERISNPDTVSWTAIISGYAQHGLSENALQLFRRMEQLGVKPNSVTFLCVLFACSHGGLVEEGLHHFQQMQEKFGLVPVMEHYACIVDLFGRVGRLDDAMEFIRQMPIEPSEMIWQTLLGACRVHGNAELGEIAAQKVLSVRPDPATYVLLSNTYIETGSYEDGLTLREEMKEQGVKKEPGCSWISVEGRVHKFYASDQQHPQKEDIYATLEELKEKFKSVGYAPDLDVAL, encoded by the exons ATGATTCTCTCCTTCAACCTTCAATTTTCTAACTTGTCTGAATTCTCAACTCCAAATCCAATTTCTAATTTCAAA AGTAGAAGTTCAACTGCCGTGGCTTTTCATTCTCAAACTACCCAGAAACTAAATGTGGccattaaaactaaatttccCATTTTAACAGAAGCTAACGAACCTCAAAGAAAATCTCAAATCCAGCCATTAATCGACCTCCTACGTGACTCTACAAATAAAGGATCTTTGGAACTAGCTAAATCCCTTCACGGGTTTGTGTTAAAATCCGATTTTTCGGACAAAGACTTGTTAATCTTGTTGAATCATATAGCTCATGCTTACTCAAAGTGTTCTGATTTTGATGCTGCTTTTCGggtgtttgataaaatgtcacaaagaaatattttctcttggaCTGTCATGATTGTTGGGTCGACAGAAAATGGTTCTTTCATTGATGGGTATAAATTCTTTTGTCAAATGCTTAATTCCGGGGTTTTGCCTGATAATTTTGCATATTCTGCAATTTTGCAGACGTGTATTGGTTTAAATTGTGTTGAATTGGGTAAGATGGTGCATGCACAGATAATTATAAAAGGCTTTGCTTCTCATACTGTTGTTACTACATCTCTTCTCAACATGTATGCTAAGTTGGGTAGAGTTGAGGATTCCTATAAGATGTTTAACACCATGACGGAACATAATGAAGTTTCTTGGAATGCAATGATTTCGGGGTTTACATCAAATGGACTTCACTCAGAAGCATTCGATCATTTTCTTCTCATGAAGAGTGAAGGAGTCACACCGAATATGTTGACAATCATTGGTGTTTCAAAAGCTATTGGGCAGTTACGTGATGTTGACAAGGGGAAAGAGCTTCAGTCTTTTGCCTCTAAGTTGGGCATGGACTCTAATGTGGAAGTGGAAACTGCTTTCATTGATATGTACTCGAAATGTGGGTCTCTGTGTGATGCAAGAGCTGTTTTCGattccattttaattaattctggAGAGAATGTGCTGTGGAATGCAATGATTTCTGGTTATTCTCAAAATGGGTATGGCCAAGAAGTTTTAGAGCTCTATGTGAGAATGTGccagaaaaatataaaagcagATGTTTATACATATTGTAGCTTATTCAATGCAATTGCCGCGTTGAAGTATTTGCAGTTAGGGAAGGCAGTTCATGGGATTGTTCTAAAGTCTGGAAGTGATGTGCTGGTTGTAAGTGTTTACAATGCAATTGCTGATGCCTATGCCAAATGTGGGGCTCTTGAAGATGTAAGGAAGGTTTTTGACAGGATGGGGGAGAGAGATATGGTGTCTTGGACAACTCTTGTGACTGCTCACTCTCAATGTTCTGAATGGGAGGAAGCACTTGCGATTTTTTCCCAAATGAGGGAGGAAGAATTTAGTCCTAACCAGTTCACAATTTCCAGTGTTCTTGTATCTTGTGCTGGCCTTTGTTTTCTAGATTTTGGTCGGCAAGTTCATAGTCTTTGTTTCAAGACTGGGTTGGACACTGACAAGCGCATAGAAAGTGCTTTGTTGGACATGTATGCCAAATGTGGCAATATAAGTGAGGCAGTGATGATATTTGAAAGGATTTCCAACCCTGATACTGTTTCATGGACAGCTATAATATCGGGTTATGCCCAGCACGGTCTCTCGGAAAATGCCCTTCAACTCTTTAGAAGAATGGAACAGTTGGGTGTGAAGCCTAACTCTGTTACCTTTCTCTGTGTTCTGTTTGCTTGCAGCCATGGAGGACTGGTAGAGGAAGGCCTGCACCATTTTCAACAAATGCAGGAAAAATTTGGTCTGGTGCCAGTGATGGAACATTATGCTTGTATTGTTGATCTATTTGGTCGTGTGGGTCGCTTGGATGACGCGATGGAGTTTATAAGACAGATGCCAATTGAGCCAAGCGAAATGATCTGGCAGACCTTGTTGGGAGCATGTAGAGTTCATGGTAATGCTGAGTTAGGTGAAATTGCTGCACAGAAAGTCCTTTCAGTTAGACCAGACCCAGCTACCTATGTTCTGTTATCCAACACATATATTGAGACCGGGAGTTATGAAGATGGACTTACTCTGagagaagaaatgaaagagCAGGGAGTAAAAAAGGAACCGGGATGTAGCTGGATTTCTGTAGAAGGTAGAGttcataaattttatgcaAGTGATCAACAACATCCGCAAAAAGAGGATATTTATGCCACGTTAGAAGAGTTAAAGGAGAAGTTCAAGTCCGTGGGTTATGCACCGGACTTGGATGTTGCATTGTAA
- the LOC102630302 gene encoding F-box protein At5g07610-like translates to MKILGTNLSEDPLHTTAKSGNKQTVGQIPVGNPEFVHDLNHEGYTSMHLATGRLLVYSNPETCLLKDKGRRIPLILPQPRIGRGVSRSIFGVNLAFDPSKSSDHKVIYVGACDSFLGGQLHMEIYSSETSDWRYGGTLTAPSGINFNTGVFWNGAINWVSSSEISLYFDIDQEKLQEMPMPPVPDGWDSGIYQYFGESGGHLLLIDFCGASPFIVYEMRTDYSGWFVKHHVDLGGVAAAFPEMIRTYLDPDDLHYYGYSLLGVVGEENDDDSYLLLHLPNKVVHYDLKDKTYKNLLDVASDGNQAADASSLQYRWFGAFQYYQCLACV, encoded by the exons ATGAAGATTTTGGGCACAAATTTATCAGAGGATCCTTTGCACACTACAGCTAAGTCAGGTAATAAACAAACTGTGGGTCAGATACCGGTGGGAAATCCTGAATTTGTTCATGACTTAAACCATGAAGGCTACACTTCAATGCACCTGGCCACAGGGAGACTGCTTGTATACAGTAATCCAGAGACGTGCCTTTTAAAGGACAAAGGTAGGAGGATACCTTT GATACTTCCTCAACCCCGCATTGGCAGAGGAGTTTCTAGATCAATTTTTGGTGTTAACTTAGCATTTGATCCTTCAAAATCATCTGATCACAAAGTCATCTATGTAGGAGCTTGTGATTCTTTTCTTGGTGGCCAGCTTCATATGGAGATTTACTCATCAGAAACAAGTGACTGGAGATATGGAGGTACTTTAACAGCACCAAGTGGTATAAATTTCAATACTGGTGTATTCTGGAATGGTGCCATTAATTGGGTAAGTTCTTCTgaaatttctttatattttgacaTTGATCAAGAGAAACTGCAGGAAATGCCAATGCCTCCTGTTCCTGATGGATGGGATAGCGGGATTTATCAATACTTTGGAGAGTCTGGAGGCCATTTACTTCTTATTGATTTTTGCGGTGCCTCTCCCTTCATAGTATATGAAATGAGGACAGACTATTCCGGTTGGTTTGTGAAGCATCATGTTGATCTGGGTGGGGTTGCAGCTGCATTTCCTGAGATGATTAGGACTTATCTTGATCCAGACGACTTGCACTACTATGGGTATTCGCTATTAGGTGTTGTAGGTGAGGAGAATGACGATGACTCATATTTGTTGTTGCACCTGCCTAATAAGGTAGTGCATTATGATCTCAAGGATAAGACTTACAAGAACCTTCTTGATGTTGCTTCAGATGGCAACCAAGCTGCAGATGCAAGTTCATTGCAGTATCGATGGTTTGGTGCTTTTCAGTACTATCAATGTCTTGCTTGTGTTTGA
- the LOC107178607 gene encoding F-box protein At5g07610-like: protein MPSTITTITNSIIRFTSSSQNYQQSPSEVIANLDDLLTEILIRLPIKSLLKFKSVSKHWLSLISNPVFCRRLSLIRKPITGLFVDRVALKVNNPEYDFINLDSKPSSPPFRTLTFVNDSYGIQILQSCNGLLLCSGGHGNYYICNPSTNQYRLLPQPPVGGGVSRSILGVNLAFDPSKSSYYKVVYVGACDSFLDGQLHMEIYSSETGDWRLYGGTLPAPSGINFNTGVFWNGAINWESSSETSLYFDVDKEKVKEMPMPPIPDGWDRGIYQYFGESGGHLHLIDFYGASPFIVYELRTDYSGWFVKYHVDLGGVTAAFPEMIRTYRDPQDLDYYEYSILGVVREENDDDSYMLLHLPNKVVHYDLKDNTLKEVLDVASNGSQAVDASSLQYRWFGAFQYHKSLASV, encoded by the coding sequence ATGCCATCAACCATAACAACCATCACAAACTCAATCATAAGATTCACCTCCTCTTCTCAAAATTATCAGCAATCACCGTCTGAAGTGATTGCGAACTTGGATGACCTTTTAACTGAAATACTTATTCGCCTTCCAATCAAATCCCTGCTCAAATTCAAATCCGTATCCAAACACTGGCTCTCCCTCATCTCCAATCCTGTCTTCTGCCGCCGCCTAAGTCTCATTCGTAAACCAATCACGGGCCTCTTTGTTGATCGTGTAGCTCTAAAAGTCAATAATCCTGAATATGACTTCATCAACCTTGATTCCAAGCCCTCTAGTCCTCCCTTCAGAACTCTTACCTTTGTTAATGATTCATATGGGATCCAAATCTTGCAATCTTGTAATGGTCTATTATTATGCAGCGGTGGACACGGCAACTACTATATTTGCAATCCTAGTACTAATCAATACAGGCTACTTCCTCAACCCCCCGTTGGTGGAGGAGTCTCTAGATCAATTTTAGGCGTTAACTTAGCATTTGATCCTTCGAAATCATCTTATTACAAAGTCGTATATGTAGGAGCTTGTGATTCTTTTCTTGATGGCCAGCTTCATATGGAGATTTACTCATCAGAAACAGGTGACTGGAGATTATATGGAGGTACTTTACCTGCACCTAGTGGTATAAATTTCAATACTGGGGTATTTTGGAATGGTGCCATTAATTGGGAAAGCTCTTCTGAAACTTCCTTATATTTTGATGTTGACAAAGAGAAAGTAAAAGAAATGCCAATGCCTCCTATTCCTGACGGATGGGATAGGGGGATTTATCAATACTTCGGAGAGTCTGGAGGCCATTTGCatcttattgatttttatggtGCCTCTCCCTTCATAGTCTACGAATTGAGGACAGACTATTCTGGTTGGTTCGTGAAGTATCATGTTGATCTTGGTGGGGTTACAGCTGCATTTCCTGAGATGATTAGGACTTACCGTGATCCACAAGACTTGGACTATTATGAGTATTCAATACTAGGAGTTGTAAGGGAAGAGAATGATGACGACTCATACATGTTATTGCACTTGCCTAATAAGGTAGTGCATTATGATCTCAAGGATAACACTTTGAAGGAAGTTCTTGATGTTGCTTCAAATGGAAGCCAAGCTGTAGATGCAAGCTCATTGCAATATCGATGGTTTGGTGCTTTTCAATACCATAAGAGTCTTGCTAGTGTTTGA
- the LOC102617634 gene encoding F-box protein At5g07610-like, protein MPPTKRAKRNLTITITSSSNHHYQASASVETIINNDDLLTEILLCLPIKSLLKFKAVSKHWLSLISNPIFSHRLRLVRKLISGLFVRRFTLRVNNPEYEFINLESNPSRAPFKSLTFVNDSYGIKVLQSCNGLLLCSSSRAYQPRRIYYVYNPTNKQYTILPRLHVDRGIFRLIFGVNLAFDPSKSAHYKVICVRNCDSLRDGHYQIEIYSSKTGPWRLSGGSFTAPSVINFRGGVFWNGAIHWVSTHGSSLYFDVDQEKLREMPMPPIPDEWEERRHQYFGESRGHLHLIEIYGPCTALFNVYEMKTDYSGWFVKYRVDLGGVTYVFPEMIRTYLDPEDLHYYGYSILCVVREENDDDSYLVLHLPKKAVRYNLKDRTFKKLHDVAPAGNQAEDESALQFRWFDAFQYTESLACV, encoded by the coding sequence ATGCCTCCCACTAAACGAGCCAAAAGAAACTTAACCATAACTATCACCTCCTCCTCCAATCACCATTACCAAGCTTCAGCATCAGTCGAAACAATCATCAACAATGATGACCTTTTAACTGAAATACTTCTTTGTCTCCCAATCAAATCCCTGCTCAAATTCAAAGCAGTATCCAAACACTGGCTCTCCCTCATCTCCAACCCCATCTTCTCCCACCGCCTGCGCCTCGTCCGTAAACTCATCTCAGGCCTCTTCGTCCGCCGTTTCACTTTGCGCGTCAATAATCCTGAGTATGAATTCATCAACCTTGAATCCAATCCCTCTCGCGCTCCCTTCAAATCTCTCACTTTCGTTAATGATTCATATGGGATCAAAGTCCTGCAATCTTGCAACGGTCTGTTGTTATGTAGCAGTTCTCGAGCATATCAGCCTCGCCGCATCTACTACGTTTACAATCCTACTAACAAGCAGTACACCATACTTCCTCGCCTTCATGTTGATAGAGGAATTTTCAGATTGATTTTTGGTGTTAACTTAGCGTTTGATCCTTCAAAATCAGCTCATTATAAAGTCATTTGTGTGAGAAATTGTGATTCTTTGCGTGATGGCCATTATCAGATAGAGATTTACTCATCCAAAACGGGGCCCTGGAGACTATCTGGAGGTTCTTTCACAGCACCAAGTGTTATAAATTTCAGAGGTGGTGTATTTTGGAATGGTGCCATTCACTGGGTTAGTACTCATGGCAGTTCATTATATTTCGATGTTGATCAAGAGAAACTAAGAGAAATGCCGATGCCTCCTATTCCTGATGAATGGGAAGAGAGGAGGCATCAGTATTTCGGAGAATCTAGAGGCCATTTGCatcttattgaaatttatggtcCCTGCACTGCTCTATTCAATGTTTATGAAATGAAGACAGACTACTCAGGTTGGTTTGTGAAGTACCGTGTTGATCTTGGTGGTGTTACATATGTATTTCCTGAAATGATTAGGACTTATCTTGATCCTGAAGACTTGCATTATTATGGGTATTCGATACTGTGTGTTGTCAGGGAAGAGAATGATGATGACTCATATTTGGTGTTGCATTTGCCTAAGAAAGCAGTGCGTTATAATTTGAAGGACAGGACATTCAAGAAGCTTCACGATGTCGCTCCAGCTGGTAATCAAGCTGAAGATGAAAGTGCATTGCAGTTTCGATGGTTTGATGCTTTTCAATACACTGAGAGTCTTGCTTGTGTTTGA
- the LOC102630907 gene encoding berberine bridge enzyme-like 15 — protein sequence MMIPSNYLLPLLSVLLLSASATTSASLLDNFSKCLSVNSELYVPSSTFFSQNNSSFSSILESSAQNLRYLVPSMPKPEFIFTPLYEAHVQAAVICCKELGVHLRVRSGGHDYEGLSYVSETETPFIIVDLAKLRSVKVDIDDNSAWVQAGATIGEVYYRISEKSKTHGFPAGLCTSLGVGGHITGGAYGSMMRKYGLGADNVVDARIVDASGRILDREAMGEDFFWAIRGGGGASFGVILAWKIKLVPVPATVTVFTVTKTLEQCATKLLHRWQEVADKLDEDLFIRVIIQVANAGPKGEKTVTTSYNSLFLGGAERLLKVVEESFPELGLTKKDCTETSWIKSVLYIAGYPSNTPPEVLLQGKSLFKNYFKAKSDFVKDPIPETALKGLWKRLLGEDSPLMIWTPYGGMMSKISESEIPFPHRKGTLFKIQYVSTWQDGEKNATKHIDWIRRLYNYMAPYVSMLPRAAYVNYRDLDLGMNKNDSSFIQSSVWGYKYFKDNFNRLVKVKTKVDPDNFFRHEQSIPPLPLCSEHCLA from the coding sequence atgatgatTCCAAGCAATTACCTACTTCCACTGCTTTCAGTTCTCCTGTTATCAGCTTCAGCAACTACTTCAGCTTCTCTTCTAGATAATTTTAGCAAATGCCTCTCTGTCAATTCGGAGCTTTATGTACCTTCATCAACTTTTTTCAGTCAAAacaattcttcattttcttcaatcCTGGAATCTTCTGCCCAAAACCTGAGGTATTTGGTGCCTTCAATGCCAAAACCTGAGTTCATCTTCACTCCTTTGTATGAAGCTCATGTTCAAGCAGCTGTCATATGCTGCAAAGAGCTCGGAGTTCATCTAAGAGTACGAAGCGGAGGTCATGACTATGAGGGCCTCTCTTATGTATCCGAGACTGAAACACCTTTCATTATTGTAGACCTTGCCAAGCTTCGTTCCGTTAAAGTTGATATTGATGACAACAGCGCTTGGGTTCAGGCTGGTGCCACAATTGGTGAAGTTTATTATAGAATTTCGGAGAAAAGTAAGACTCATGGCTTTCCTGCTGGTCTTTGCACAAGCTTAGGCGTTGGCGGGCACATTACAGGTGGTGCTTATGGTTCTATGATGAGAAAATATGGCCTTGGTGCTGACAATGTTGTTGATGCAAGAATTGTTGATGCTAGTGGCAGAATACTGGACAGAGAAGCAATGGGTGAAGATTTCTTTTGGGCAATAAGAGGCGGCGGAGGTGCTAGCTTTGGAGTTATTCTAGCCTGGAAGATAAAACTGGTTCCTGTGCCAGCAACTGTGACGGTTTTTACAGTTACGAAGACCCTGGAACAATGTGCCACAAAGCTACTTCACAGGTGGCAAGAAGTCGCAGATAAACTTGATGAGGATCTATTCATTAGAGTTATCATACAAGTGGCCAATGCAGGCCCAAAAGGTGAAAAAACTGTAACAACTTCTTACAATTCCCTCTTTCTTGGTGGTGCTGAAAGACTCCTCAAGGTTGTGGAAGAAAGCTTTCCTGAATTGGGCTTGACGAAAAAGGATTGTACCGAAACAAGCTGGATCAAATCTGTGCTTTACATTGCCGGCTATCCAAGTAACACACCCCCTGAAGTTTTGCTCCAAGGTAAGTCTTTATTCAAGAACTATTTCAAAGCCAAATCAGACTTTGTTAAAGACCCTATTCCTGAAACTGCCCTGAAGGGGCTATGGAAAAGGCTTTTGGGAGAAGATAGTCCATTGATGATATGGACTCCTTATGGAGGGATGATGAGCAAGATTTCGGAATCCGAAATTCCTTTCCCGCACAGAAAGGGAACCTTATTCAAGATTCAGTACGTGAGTACGTGGCAAGATGGAGAAAAGAATGCGACAAAACATATAGATTGGATTAGGAGACTATACAATTACATGGCTCCTTATGTTTCGATGCTCCCCAGAGCTGCATATGTGAATTACAGGGATCTTGATTTGGGCATGAACAAGAACGACAGCAGTTTCATTCAGTCTAGTGTTTGGGGTTATAAATACTTCAAGGATAATTTCAACAGATTGGTAAAAGTGAAGACCAAAGTTGACCCTGATAATTTCTTCAGGCATGAACAGAGCATTCCACCACTTCCGCTTTGTTCGGAGCACTGCTTGGCTTGA
- the LOC102617916 gene encoding berberine bridge enzyme-like 15, translating to MMPSCKCILPLVSVLLLSASGTTSISILNNFIKCLTANSEVYIPFSNFYTPNNPSFLSVLESSAQNLRYLVPSMPKPEFIFTPLTESHLQAAVICSRHLRIHLRARSGGHDYEGVSYVSQIETPFFLLDLAKLRSIEVDINNKTAWVQAGATIGELYYRISEKSNIHGFAAGLCPSVGIGGHITGGGYGTMMRKYGLAADNVVDARIVDARGRILDREAMGEDLFWAIRGGGGGSFGIILAWKVKLVPVPATVTVFTVSKTLEQGATEILYKWQQVADNLDEHLFIRVIIKLANTGPKGKRTVTTSYNALFLGDAERLLQVMHKKFPELGLTRNDCIEKSWIKSVLYIAGYPNYTEPEILLEERSLFKSYFKAKSDFVKEPIAETVLEGLWEMLLEGHDPEMIWNPYGGMMSKISEYEIPFPHRKGNLFKIQYLTGWKDGDNRTATKHIEGIRRIYDYMAPYVSMFPRAAYVNYRDLDLGMNKKCNTSYIEAATWGVKYFKENFNRLVRVKINVDPGNLFRHEQSIPPVPVGLEHSTA from the coding sequence ATGATGCCTTCATGCAAGTGCATTCTTCCGCTAGTTTCAGTTCTTCTGTTATCAGCTTCGGGGACAACttctatttcaattttaaataattttatcaaatgcCTCACAGCTAACTCGGAGGTTTACAttcctttttcaaatttctacACTCCAAACAACCCTTCATTTTTGTCAGTCCTTGAATCTTCTGCCCAAAACCTGAGGTATTTGGTGCCTTCAATGCCAAAGCCTGAGTTTATATTCACTCCATTGACCGAATCCCATCTCCAAGCAGCTGTTATTTGCTCCAGGCATCTAAGGATTCATCTAAGAGCTCGCAGCGGAGGCCACGATTATGAGGGCGTTTCTTATGTATCACAAATTGAAAcacctttctttcttttagaCCTTGCCAAGCTTAGATCCATTGAAGTtgatattaacaataaaaccGCTTGGGTTCAGGCTGGTGCCACAATTGGTGAACTGTATTACAGAATTTCGGAAAAAAGCAATATTCATGGCTTTGCTGCCGGTCTTTGCCCAAGTGTAGGCATTGGAGGGCACATCACAGGAGGGGGCTATGGTACCATGATGAGAAAATATGGCCTTGCTGCTGATAACGTTGTTGATGCAAGAATTGTTGACGCTCGCGGCAGGATTCTTGACAGAGAAGCCATGGGGGAAGATTTATTTTGGGCTATTCGAGGCGGTGGAGGAGGTAGCTTTGGAATCATTCTTGCCTGGAAGGTAAAACTAGTTCCTGTGCCAGCAACTGTGACAGTTTTTACAGTTAGCAAGACCCTGGAACAAGGTGCCACAGAGATTCTTTACAAATGGCAACAAGTTGCGGATAATCTTGATGAGCATTTGTTCATTAGAGTCATCATAAAATTGGCAAACACAGGGCCAAAAGGGAAAAGAACTGTCACAACTTCATATAATGCCCTGTTTCTTGGTGATGCAGAGAGGCTTCTCCAGGTAATGCATAAGAAGTTTCCTGAATTGGGTTTAACACGAAATGATTGCATTGAGAAAAGCTGGATCAAGTCAGTGCTTTACATTGCTGGATACCCAAATTACACAGAACCTGAAATTCTACTTGAAGAAAGGTCTTTGTTCAAGAGCTATTTCAAAGCCAAATCAGACTTTGTTAAAGAGCCTATTGCTGAAACTGTGCTTGAAGGGCTATGGGAAATGTTATTGGAAGGACATGATCCAGAGATGATTTGGAATCCTTATGGTGGAATGATGAGCAAGATTTCAGAATATGAGATTCCTTTCCCTCATAGAAAAGgcaatttattcaaaatccaGTACTTGACCGGCTGGAAAGATGGGGACAACAGAACTGCAACAAAGCATATTGAGGGAATTAGGAGGATATATGATTACATGGCTCCTTATGTTTCAATGTTCCCCAGAGCTGCATATGTGAATTACAGGGATCTCGATTTGGGCATGAACAAGAAATGTAACACAAGTTACATTGAGGCGGCTACTTGGGGTGTCAAgtatttcaaagaaaatttcaacagATTGGTTAGAGTTAAGATCAACGTTGATCCTGGTAACTTATTCAGGCATGAACAAAGCATTCCACCAGTTCCAGTTGGATTGGAACACTCTACTGCTTGa